One Triticum dicoccoides isolate Atlit2015 ecotype Zavitan chromosome 4B, WEW_v2.0, whole genome shotgun sequence genomic window carries:
- the LOC119290659 gene encoding SNF1-related protein kinase regulatory subunit beta-1-like produces the protein MGNASGREEDAAAPGEADAADVDVEDGGDDSSARGFPPYGGGANHVRRACSVGVVGASGGPGSPPVSPGRSLSPRMFVPQTPVPPLQRPADVTPVFNEILMNEQEEEFDGPPQKEIPALIVWTLGGKNVSVEGSWDNWKSRKPMQKSGKDHSLLLILPSGVYRYRFVVDGERRCFPDLPCETDAMGNAVNLLDVHDFVPESVESVSEFEAPPSPESSYSFQAPEEKDFAKEPPALPSQLHLGVLNSQNSEEICARPQHIVLNHLFIEKGWGAHPLVALGVTHRFESKYVTVVLYKPIER, from the exons ATGGGCAACGCCAGCGGCAGGGAGGAGGATGCCGCCGCGCCCGGGGAGGCCGACGCCGCCGACGTCGACGTCGAGGACGGAGGCGACGACTCCTCGGCCCGCGGCTTCCCTCCCTACGGCGGAGGCGCCAaccacgtgcgccgtgcgtgctcaGTGGGCGTCGTGGGGGCCAGCGGCGGGCCCGGATCGCCGCCCGTGAGCCCCGGCCGCTCCCTCTCGCCGCGGATGTTCGTGCCCCAG ACACCTGTACCTCCATTGCAAAGACCTGCTGATGTAACTCCAGTATTCAATGAAATACTGATGAATGAACAAGAAGAAGAATTTGATGGCCCCCCTCAAAAGGAAATACCTGCTTTGATTGTGTGGACTCTTGGAGGAAAGAATGTATCTGTTGAAGGATCTTGGGATAACTGGAAATCAAG GAAACCGATGCAGAAATCTGGAAAAGATCATTCTCTTCTGTTGATCCTTCCTTCTGGAGTTTATCGTTATAGATTTGTTGTAGATGGAGAGAGGAGATGTTTTCCTGACCTTCCATGTGAAACTGACGCCATGGGCAATGCTGTTAACCTTCTTGATGTTCAT GATTTTGTTCCTGAAAGTGTTGAAAGTGTATCAGAATTTGAGGCTCCTCCATCCCCAGAATCTAGCTACAGTTTCCAGGCACCTGAGGAAAAGGACTTTGCGAAGGAGCCACCTGCTCTTCCGTCTCAGCTTCACCTCGGCGTTCTTAACTCACAGAACTCAGAGGAAATATGTGCACGGCCCCAACACATCGTCCTCAACCACCTTTTCATCGAGAAGGGTTGGGGTGCCCATCCGCTGGTGGCTCTTGGTGTAACCCACAGATTCGAGTCCAAATATGTAACGGTCGTCTTGTATAAGCCCATAGAACGATAG